The window AGCAGGTCGAGGAGTACGGGCTGGCCAGCCGGTTCGTCTCGGCGAGCTGCGAGGACGAGGTGGTCCGGTTGCTGGCCGCCGTCCGGGCCCGTGCCGCCTCCGACGGGGCGGACCGGTTCGCCGCCTGGCAGAACGCCGAGGTGGTGGCGGGTGCGGAGCGGTACTACCGGGCGATGGTGGCCGGCGGCCCGCAGTCGTGGAACGTACGCGACACGCACATGGCGGACACGCTGGACCGGCTGCTGGAGCGGTACGGGCCGGACACCCGGGCGGTGGTCTGGGCGCACAACACCCACATCGGGGACGCGCGGGCCACCGACATGGCCGAGGCCGGAATGATCAACATTGGTCAGTTGGCCCGGGAACGGCACGGTGACGACGCGGTGTCCCTGATCGGGTTCGGCGGCTACCAGGGAACGGTGGTCGCCGCGCCGCGCTGGGGAGCGCCGGCCGAGACCATGACCGTGCCGCCGGCCCGGCCCGGCTCGCTGGAGGACCGGATGCACGGCATGCTGCCCGAACGGGCACTGCTCGTGCTCTCCCACGGCGACCGGCCGGACTGGCTGAACGAAACGGCAGACCACCGGGCGATCGGGGTGGTCTACGACCCGTCGTTCGAGGAGTGGGGCAACTACGTACCGACCCGGTTGGCGGACAGGTACGACGCGTTCATCTGGTGCGACCAGACGACCGCCGTACACGAGTTGCCGGCCAATGCGGAGCCGGGCGAGCTGGAGACGTACCCGGCGGGGCTCTGAGGCCGACCCCGCGCGGCCCGGCGGCGGCTCACCAGTCGTGCATCGAGCCGTCGGTGAGCCGGTTCACCGGCAGGTACCTCGGCGTGTACGGGTACCGCGCGGCGGCCTCCTCGTCGAACCGGACCCCGATGCCCGGCTCGTCGTCCAGGTGCAGCATCCCGTCGGCGAACCGGTAACCGACGTGGAACACCTCACCGGCCGGGTCGAGGTGGTCCATGTACTCCTGGATGCCGAAGTTCGGGATGCTCAGGTCGAGGTGGAGCGCGGCGGCGATGCCGATCGGGGAGATGTCGCCGGCACCGTGCGACCCGGACTTCACCCCGTAGGTGTCGGCGAAGTCGAAGACCCGCTTGGTGTGGGTGATCCCGCCGGTGTGCGGCACCGAGGTACGGATGTAGTCGATCAGCCGTTCGGAGATCAGGTCCTTGCAGTCCCAGATGGTGTTGAAGATCTCCCCGACCGCGAGCGGGGTGACCGTGTGCTGCCGGATCAGGCGGAACGCCGACTGGTCCTCGGCCGGGGTGCTGTCCTCGATCCAGAACATCCGGTACGGCTCCAGCGACTTCCCCAGCCGGGCCGCCTCGATCGGGGTGAGCCGGTG of the Micromonospora sp. NBC_01796 genome contains:
- a CDS encoding erythromycin esterase family protein is translated as MQVHRLGGPGDFDPLLEHVGRARVVMLGEASHGGYDYYRLREQFTRRLIAECGFNFVAVEGDWPDCDRVHRSVTGAPDSDADPQVALERFERWPTWMWANAEVARFCRWLRAWNLDRAEPDRVGFHGLDVYSLWDSMQAIFDYLGEDDPDALAAARAAYRCFEPYGQQVEEYGLASRFVSASCEDEVVRLLAAVRARAASDGADRFAAWQNAEVVAGAERYYRAMVAGGPQSWNVRDTHMADTLDRLLERYGPDTRAVVWAHNTHIGDARATDMAEAGMINIGQLARERHGDDAVSLIGFGGYQGTVVAAPRWGAPAETMTVPPARPGSLEDRMHGMLPERALLVLSHGDRPDWLNETADHRAIGVVYDPSFEEWGNYVPTRLADRYDAFIWCDQTTAVHELPANAEPGELETYPAGL